Proteins from a genomic interval of Methanohalophilus levihalophilus:
- a CDS encoding right-handed parallel beta-helix repeat-containing protein, with protein sequence MGSKARGVICVLVLFFILLATTSTVFASTLKVAESGDKIYSTIQEAVINASKGDTLLVYPGTYVENIYIDKELTIIANSDYPSDVIIQAARMDEHILHIKADGVTISGFIIKDSKGPEKTGIYLDSVENCNISHNVLSDNQNGVGLLSSSGNILIDNSINSSHWVGIYLERSHDNLLANNSIVLNGRDGVDFEASNNNLLKNNTINLNKQNGISLISSNGNTISNNKINSNNQFGLLLEESSNNTLSDNSVLDNIKGINIEGYAGNHIYGNNIVDKETQGMPFINPKSTLLILGIVFVFLRVRRKI encoded by the coding sequence GTGGGTTCTAAAGCAAGGGGAGTAATCTGTGTTTTAGTTCTCTTTTTTATCTTATTGGCCACTACTTCTACAGTTTTTGCATCCACGCTCAAAGTAGCTGAAAGTGGAGACAAAATTTACTCAACAATACAAGAAGCTGTAATCAATGCCAGCAAGGGAGATACACTTTTAGTGTACCCAGGGACTTACGTTGAGAATATCTATATCGATAAGGAACTGACAATCATAGCAAATTCCGACTATCCATCAGATGTTATCATTCAAGCTGCCAGAATGGACGAACATATCTTACATATAAAAGCAGACGGAGTGACAATCAGTGGATTTATCATAAAGGATTCCAAAGGCCCTGAAAAAACAGGGATCTATCTTGATAGTGTTGAAAATTGCAATATTAGCCATAATGTTCTATCAGATAACCAAAACGGTGTCGGACTATTATCTTCCTCGGGAAATATCCTTATTGACAATAGTATTAATTCAAGTCATTGGGTTGGTATTTATCTTGAGCGTTCACATGATAATTTGCTGGCTAACAATTCCATTGTCCTGAATGGACGGGATGGTGTAGACTTTGAAGCTTCAAATAACAATTTGCTGAAAAATAATACTATTAATTTGAATAAGCAGAATGGTATTTCCCTGATTTCTTCTAATGGTAACACAATTAGCAATAATAAAATTAATTCAAACAACCAGTTTGGATTATTACTGGAAGAGTCTTCAAATAATACCCTAAGTGACAATTCCGTATTGGATAACATCAAAGGAATCAATATAGAAGGCTATGCTGGTAATCACATTTACGGAAATAACATTGTCGATAAGGAAACACAAGGGATGCCGTTCATAAATCCAAAATCAACATTGTTAATACTTGGAATTGTATTTGTTTTTCTCAGGGTCAGACGAAAAATATGA
- a CDS encoding APC family permease, translated as MGKNKSIGYWSAVSIGIGGMVGGGIFAVLGLAVELGQGETPIAFMFAGVVALLTSYSYAKLSVRYPSEGGTVEFLNQAFGSGLVTGGLNVLLWLSYVVMLSLYAYAFGSYGSTFFPEPYQIILRHVFTSIIIVLLTVVNIIGANVVGKSEEWIVGFKVAILLTFIGVGIWSVKTQQFQPAVVSNPLQLIAAGMIIFLAYEGFELIANTANDVKNPAKTLPRAYYSAVIFVILLYVLIALVTVGNVSIDTIVQSKDYALAVAAKPFLGNFGFNLVAVAALLSTASAINATLYGASRVSYIIAKDGELPEILEEKIWNRPIEGLLITSAFTLLVANIFDLSSISIMGSAGFLILFGAVNASNARLHRKTGSHRWISILGTIVCFIALFALIWYTVNNSPKDLFILAFMLCSAFGVEFVYRRVTGRSITKIHN; from the coding sequence ATGGGTAAAAACAAATCTATAGGGTATTGGTCAGCAGTTTCTATAGGCATTGGTGGAATGGTTGGCGGGGGTATCTTTGCAGTTCTTGGTCTTGCCGTTGAACTTGGGCAAGGGGAGACGCCGATAGCGTTTATGTTTGCCGGTGTAGTCGCATTGCTAACATCATATTCCTACGCAAAATTGTCTGTCCGCTATCCTTCAGAAGGAGGAACAGTCGAATTCCTGAATCAGGCGTTTGGTTCAGGTTTGGTTACAGGAGGACTCAATGTTCTTCTATGGTTAAGCTATGTTGTGATGCTTTCCCTTTATGCTTATGCTTTTGGAAGCTATGGATCCACGTTTTTCCCAGAACCCTATCAGATAATTTTAAGGCATGTATTCACCAGCATCATTATAGTCTTATTAACTGTGGTAAACATCATTGGTGCAAATGTAGTTGGTAAATCCGAAGAATGGATTGTAGGTTTTAAGGTTGCTATTTTATTGACATTCATAGGCGTAGGCATCTGGAGCGTTAAAACCCAGCAGTTCCAACCCGCAGTTGTTTCTAATCCGTTGCAATTGATAGCTGCAGGAATGATTATTTTTCTGGCTTATGAGGGGTTTGAACTGATAGCAAACACGGCAAATGATGTGAAAAATCCGGCAAAAACACTTCCAAGAGCTTATTATTCAGCAGTCATCTTTGTAATTTTACTTTATGTACTAATTGCTCTTGTTACTGTTGGGAATGTATCAATAGATACCATAGTACAGTCTAAGGACTATGCTCTTGCTGTAGCTGCAAAACCTTTTTTAGGAAATTTTGGTTTCAATCTCGTTGCGGTTGCAGCTCTCTTATCAACAGCTTCAGCAATTAATGCAACATTATATGGTGCTTCACGGGTGAGTTACATAATAGCCAAGGACGGAGAATTGCCTGAAATATTAGAAGAAAAAATATGGAATCGACCAATTGAGGGTCTGCTGATTACCTCGGCTTTCACACTTCTTGTCGCAAATATATTTGATCTTTCCAGTATTTCAATAATGGGAAGTGCTGGATTTCTAATACTCTTTGGAGCTGTAAACGCTTCTAACGCTCGCTTGCATCGGAAAACTGGAAGTCACAGGTGGATATCAATATTAGGTACGATTGTTTGCTTCATTGCTCTTTTTGCATTGATCTGGTACACAGTGAACAATTCACCTAAAGATCTTTTCATCTTGGCTTTTATGCTTTGTTCAGCGTTTGGTGTAGAATTTGTTTATAGAAGGGTTACAGGCAGAAGCATAACGAAGATTCATAACTAA